From a single Gracilimonas sp. genomic region:
- the porU gene encoding type IX secretion system sortase PorU: MLNKLLFISGLLCLFIAEPIIAQQLKVVAETDSFTDYEFLNEDLKVMSPYGIMAPVSGNAPRYQILEQAVSTKSGKVSVEKAAVLALSDDSKPIIEVSDPGIYRGQKVSSLSINIARYGENSTKILRKLRIRVYKDGDTRLPELKATKQVNSSSFENGTWYKIPISKNGIYELDSEYLEEMGIDLSSADPRNFQLWGTGGYQLPEANSQPRPSLIQIPIIVEGQNDGVFNNNDRILFYGNSPHQVLRDSINFEHRLHPYSNQSFVFLTVSDSPGDRLSAVNNNISTPSTSRTVDSFLDFIWKDEELNKTEESIKSGRYWFGRRFEASSNGTSIPIFSDTLAGIIQGEPITVEAQFVSRSTRSANFEITVNGQQVRTVNIRGLSCRSCGNCYNCSEGDSGVEGAFKTSLIPTIQNGIIEAEATYNHTESSSRGFLDWFRVVVQRELQAQENRLYFYSPANGSSNELAQYQLSGFDSQPVILDVSDVTNPKLLSSSGSNGNYNFNYYSGNDLRFIAQSTFDQPAMGSLVQPQNLKGITDYPDYIIVTSETFLEYAEDLASYRAQNDGLNPVIVTQQQILNEFSGGVVDPSAIRDYAKFLYDRALNDGQEPPKYLLLFGDTTFDYKNVITNSFQNYIVTYQSSESLERIRSFATDDFFGFLDDSEGDFGTGNTSNSHYMDIGLGRISAQTRAEAAIAVQKIKTYEDPANTGNWQNLLTFAADDDFPSATDRDIHVINADETAERMNYIEPGLRVKKIYEFDYPAEITGSGRQIPGATEEFISTLNEGTLVMNYSGHGNEQTLSDEELFLTNYIPNLSNRDQLALFVTATCQFGRYDDIDAQSGAEQLLFAENGGIVGAFTTTRVVFTGGSPSAGNNFGLNIALSQRMVERNTDGTPLRLGDIFMRTKNSSIGGTTVVSTINSKKFILIGDPATKFRLPEQNAELTSLNDYSENGTDTTLTIQALDQVNLSGQIKDLQGNILSDYNGEAVVTVLDAPRDVPLPSDRSWVASGNCNLTDCNYTAENDILFRGKAAITNGEFNSSFIVPKDISFSDNNGRIIFFANNNGQTAGGSFTKVRFNGVNEDAIDDGSGPQMDVFLNDERFVNGNLVNSSPKLIIELEDQSGINTTGTGVGHEIIATIDTEPQQSFVLNEFYEGSLNDFTRGRIEYPLDQLPEGSYTLKVRAWDVHNNPSEEEVFFEVASSEELSVRNVYNFPNPMNDATRFSFEHNQPGNPLDVSVRVYTLSGKPVQQIEQSLITTSSYASISWDGRDRDYDRLGNGTYIYVLRVTANTPKGRQTTEQVEKLVIIR, translated from the coding sequence ATGCTTAACAAGCTGCTTTTTATCAGTGGTTTGCTTTGCTTATTTATTGCTGAACCTATTATAGCGCAGCAACTAAAAGTAGTAGCAGAAACAGATTCATTTACGGATTACGAGTTTTTGAATGAAGACCTGAAAGTCATGTCTCCCTATGGGATTATGGCTCCGGTTTCTGGGAATGCCCCTCGCTATCAAATCCTTGAACAAGCTGTTTCAACAAAAAGTGGTAAGGTTTCAGTTGAAAAAGCAGCCGTGCTGGCCCTTTCTGATGATTCAAAACCTATAATCGAAGTTTCCGATCCGGGTATTTACCGTGGACAAAAAGTAAGTTCGCTAAGTATAAACATTGCCCGGTATGGTGAAAACAGTACAAAAATACTCAGGAAACTAAGAATCCGGGTTTACAAAGACGGTGATACCAGATTACCTGAATTAAAAGCAACGAAGCAAGTTAACAGTTCTTCATTTGAGAATGGTACCTGGTATAAAATCCCCATTAGTAAAAACGGTATTTATGAACTTGATTCAGAATATCTCGAAGAGATGGGTATCGATCTCAGTTCCGCTGACCCCCGTAATTTCCAGCTTTGGGGAACCGGTGGTTACCAGCTTCCAGAGGCAAATAGTCAGCCACGTCCTTCATTAATACAAATTCCTATCATTGTTGAAGGCCAGAATGATGGCGTCTTTAACAATAATGACCGCATTCTTTTTTATGGAAACTCCCCGCATCAGGTACTGAGGGATAGTATTAACTTTGAACACCGCCTCCACCCTTACAGCAATCAGTCTTTTGTTTTCTTAACGGTTTCGGATTCTCCGGGAGATCGGCTATCTGCGGTTAATAATAACATTTCCACGCCCTCTACCTCCCGCACAGTAGATTCATTTCTGGATTTCATTTGGAAAGATGAAGAGCTCAATAAAACTGAAGAAAGTATTAAATCAGGAAGATACTGGTTTGGGCGACGTTTTGAAGCCTCAAGCAATGGAACTTCTATTCCCATCTTCTCAGATACCCTTGCCGGTATAATTCAGGGAGAGCCAATAACTGTTGAGGCTCAGTTTGTAAGCAGGTCTACACGTAGTGCAAATTTTGAAATAACAGTGAACGGGCAGCAGGTTCGTACTGTAAATATTCGTGGCCTGTCATGCCGTAGCTGCGGAAACTGCTACAATTGCAGCGAAGGTGATTCAGGGGTTGAAGGCGCTTTTAAAACCAGCCTTATTCCAACTATTCAAAATGGAATTATTGAAGCCGAGGCCACTTATAACCATACTGAATCCAGTTCAAGAGGCTTTTTAGACTGGTTTCGAGTAGTGGTTCAACGTGAGCTACAGGCCCAGGAAAACCGTCTTTACTTCTATTCCCCTGCTAATGGTTCCTCAAACGAACTTGCGCAATATCAGCTTTCAGGTTTTGACAGCCAGCCCGTCATCCTCGATGTGAGTGATGTAACAAATCCAAAATTACTGAGTTCTTCAGGATCTAACGGCAATTACAACTTCAATTACTATTCGGGTAATGATTTACGTTTCATCGCCCAATCTACTTTTGATCAGCCTGCGATGGGTTCATTAGTTCAGCCTCAGAATCTGAAAGGAATTACAGATTATCCAGATTACATTATTGTTACTTCTGAAACTTTTCTGGAGTACGCCGAGGACCTTGCTTCTTATCGAGCTCAAAATGACGGATTGAACCCCGTAATTGTAACCCAGCAACAAATTCTAAATGAATTTTCAGGGGGTGTTGTCGACCCTTCCGCCATTCGTGATTATGCCAAATTCCTTTATGACCGCGCACTGAACGACGGACAAGAACCCCCAAAATACTTGCTGCTTTTTGGTGACACCACCTTCGACTATAAAAACGTAATAACAAATAGTTTTCAGAATTATATCGTCACTTATCAAAGCAGTGAGTCTCTGGAAAGAATCCGTTCTTTTGCCACTGATGATTTCTTCGGCTTTCTTGATGACTCGGAAGGTGATTTTGGAACCGGCAATACCAGTAACTCTCATTACATGGATATTGGGCTGGGCCGCATATCAGCCCAAACAAGGGCTGAAGCCGCCATTGCTGTACAGAAAATAAAAACCTATGAAGACCCTGCGAATACCGGCAACTGGCAAAATCTTTTGACCTTTGCTGCAGACGATGATTTCCCCTCTGCTACTGATAGAGATATTCATGTTATTAATGCAGACGAAACCGCAGAACGCATGAATTATATTGAACCTGGTTTAAGAGTTAAAAAGATCTATGAGTTTGACTACCCGGCAGAAATAACCGGTTCAGGAAGACAAATACCCGGGGCCACTGAAGAATTCATAAGCACCCTCAACGAAGGAACGCTGGTGATGAATTACTCAGGACATGGCAATGAACAAACACTTTCAGACGAAGAACTCTTCTTAACCAATTACATACCCAATCTCTCAAACAGGGATCAATTAGCCTTATTTGTAACCGCTACATGCCAGTTTGGTAGATACGATGACATTGATGCCCAATCTGGTGCAGAACAATTATTATTTGCCGAAAATGGCGGAATCGTGGGTGCTTTTACTACTACCCGGGTTGTCTTCACAGGTGGTAGTCCTTCTGCAGGAAATAATTTTGGACTAAATATCGCATTATCTCAGCGAATGGTTGAGCGTAATACAGATGGCACGCCTTTAAGGCTGGGTGACATTTTTATGCGGACTAAGAATTCAAGTATTGGAGGAACAACGGTAGTTTCTACGATAAACAGTAAGAAATTCATTTTAATCGGTGATCCGGCAACTAAATTCCGGCTACCTGAGCAAAACGCAGAATTAACATCTCTCAACGACTATTCGGAGAACGGAACCGATACAACCCTGACCATTCAAGCACTGGATCAGGTCAATCTTTCAGGACAAATAAAAGATCTTCAGGGGAATATCCTTTCAGACTATAATGGGGAAGCAGTTGTAACAGTACTTGATGCCCCCCGAGATGTTCCCCTCCCATCAGATCGTTCATGGGTCGCATCCGGTAACTGTAATTTAACCGATTGTAACTACACAGCCGAGAATGATATTCTTTTCAGAGGTAAAGCGGCTATCACAAATGGTGAATTTAATTCTTCATTTATAGTACCGAAGGATATTAGCTTTTCAGATAATAATGGCCGCATTATTTTCTTTGCCAATAATAATGGACAAACAGCTGGCGGTTCGTTTACAAAAGTTCGTTTTAACGGAGTAAATGAAGATGCTATAGATGATGGCTCTGGCCCTCAAATGGATGTATTTCTGAATGATGAACGCTTTGTTAACGGAAACCTGGTGAATAGTTCACCAAAACTAATTATTGAACTTGAAGACCAATCTGGCATAAACACTACAGGAACAGGAGTAGGACATGAAATAATTGCTACAATCGATACAGAACCACAACAATCGTTCGTCCTCAACGAGTTTTATGAGGGCAGTTTAAATGATTTCACGCGGGGGCGTATCGAGTACCCTCTGGATCAACTTCCGGAGGGTAGTTATACCCTTAAAGTTCGAGCGTGGGATGTGCACAATAATCCTTCTGAAGAAGAAGTTTTCTTTGAAGTAGCATCGAGTGAGGAGTTAAGCGTCAGAAACGTATACAACTTCCCAAACCCGATGAATGATGCCACCCGTTTCAGCTTCGAACATAATCAACCCGGTAACCCACTCGACGTTTCAGTTCGTGTTTACACACTGAGTGGCAAACCGGTTCAGCAAATTGAACAGTCACTCATAACTACAAGTTCTTATGCCAGTATTTCATGGGATGGCCGTGACCGGGATTATGATCGCCTGGGTAACGGTACTTATATTTATGTGCTTCGGGTTACAGCAAATACCCCAAAAGGAAGACAAACAACAGAGCAAGTCGAAAAGCTCGTAATTATACGATAA
- the porV gene encoding type IX secretion system outer membrane channel protein PorV — translation MKRTVSIIAAALFLMPAITYAQVAITAVPFLQIEPDSRGAGMGNTGVAIADNASALFWNPAGLAFQKSNKRGSNQASITHSNWLANFNVSDLFYDYVVGKYYVEGIGTFGAHLTYLNLGEQVETDETSPEPISRFNSYEVALGGSYGYQVSKNFGVGTSLRLIYSSLASGTSIAAQKVNPGSSVAVDLSFLYKTDIFALGGRDARFSFGSNLSNLGPGIQYTDNAQKDPLPTVLRFGWSFDLDLDDEGINRITVANDISKIMARTDKFEVQSGDSTVIETRAVGPIEALYKSWNSFERFDGQNTVEVGLMQQFMIGAGIEYWYADQFALRGGYYFEDPQNGDREYITFGAGIRYSFLGVDFSYIKTLEEDHPLANTLRFSLLIDF, via the coding sequence ATGAAAAGGACAGTATCCATAATAGCGGCAGCATTATTCTTAATGCCTGCCATCACATATGCACAGGTTGCCATTACAGCGGTGCCCTTTCTTCAAATTGAACCGGATTCGCGCGGTGCCGGAATGGGTAACACCGGAGTGGCAATCGCAGACAACGCATCTGCGCTATTTTGGAACCCGGCTGGTCTGGCCTTCCAGAAAAGCAATAAAAGAGGATCCAATCAAGCCAGTATTACCCACTCTAATTGGCTAGCCAACTTTAATGTAAGTGATCTATTTTACGATTATGTAGTAGGTAAATATTATGTTGAAGGTATAGGCACCTTTGGAGCACATCTAACTTACTTAAATCTGGGGGAACAGGTAGAAACGGATGAAACAAGCCCAGAACCTATTTCAAGATTTAATAGTTATGAAGTAGCTCTTGGTGGTTCTTATGGTTACCAGGTCAGTAAAAACTTTGGTGTCGGAACCAGCCTCAGGCTTATCTACTCCAGTTTAGCAAGTGGTACTTCCATTGCAGCCCAAAAGGTAAACCCGGGTAGCAGTGTGGCAGTCGATCTCTCTTTCTTATACAAAACAGACATTTTTGCACTTGGTGGAAGAGATGCCCGGTTTAGTTTTGGATCAAACCTGTCTAATCTGGGGCCTGGTATTCAATACACCGATAACGCCCAGAAGGATCCTCTTCCAACCGTACTACGTTTTGGCTGGTCCTTTGATCTCGATCTCGATGATGAAGGTATTAACCGAATTACCGTAGCTAACGATATCTCCAAGATTATGGCCCGGACTGATAAGTTTGAGGTTCAAAGCGGAGACTCTACCGTTATCGAGACAAGAGCAGTTGGCCCTATTGAGGCACTGTATAAATCATGGAACAGCTTCGAGCGCTTCGATGGTCAAAACACCGTAGAAGTTGGACTTATGCAACAGTTTATGATTGGAGCCGGAATTGAATATTGGTATGCTGATCAATTCGCTCTGCGAGGTGGTTATTATTTTGAAGATCCACAAAACGGTGACCGTGAATACATCACCTTTGGTGCCGGTATCCGTTATAGCTTTCTGGGTGTTGACTTCAGTTATATAAAAACGCTTGAAGAAGATCACCCACTTGCCAACACGTTACGTTTCAGTTTGCTTATTGACTTTTAA
- a CDS encoding T9SS type A sorting domain-containing protein, protein MLFLFWTNDSHAQQISVQRSHAISEPQPIVSENLNATGTLNVVAIMVEFQPDSNRLTSGTGIFGPDGMDGLPYLSNAEDFRVEPLPHDQGYFEAHLEFAKNYYEQSSDGDLTIEYQVLPTIYRLPKKMEEYSPTGETFTNEKVAELARDAWQKVEAEGGFNEISDVPEETAFIIFHAGVGRDIELTGTNLDITPFDIPSLYLRKENLGNLLGDPSFIGFPVKNGAFRVTNSMIIPRTQTRRGLDIQENEFAFPLSINGLLCASIGSHLGLPDLFNTETGDPAIGRFGLMDGAGFFSYNGLLPPEPSAWEKMYLGWETPFEIDVNTAGDIQLPASSLDQPNSIAKYSLSDSEYFLIENRHRDPDGTGITLTIRQPDGTEVQQTFTNQDEAFVFQESDFDTLLQAGTFVNASNFDFSLPGGLDVGEDEDNPADDRELNGGVLIWHIDEAMINMQLQSERVNADEKRRGVDLEEADGAQDIGPGVPGALDNSAAFGSAYDYWWSENDYRVILQTGQEISFYQNRFGADTRPNNRSNSGAPSFFELYDFSDNLPTASFKIRADEPNSDLYTSRFSVQLDSSQSYFTSDDPYYNYFPLSLSIFETASDTFLIVPSQESVTALSISDPANMQYQISDAAIQQPFIGNELVIAEKPEEGSPDIAVASVSWNENTQLFDTTWTATLPSNKGFLSSQTGANIVADFTDAGLTADNGSPTSEGASPFQRSEVIDSEFSEADDSGVSFSSLSGFTFSPVSGENRLYTGTVLLGNRVVFYVFEDNRFLFIDPESDQREFPVFEEEAAEWPAILDDASILRVDKSNNQLVAKNQLGTTENYYPVDAPEGVQFIGTPLYADLIASGSEYATLVTGQDSLSLNIYAYNNEGMPISGFPLYVGQATSAQNQPIHPIIYNGALYAVSHDGTVKSWNLTQVTDAKWASRYGSAPFNKVSARVESSQDNPSSDFGILNEVETYNWPNPATDHTNIRFELAEPGGTVQITVITMSGRIIFEQSVTSSGGFPQEVQVQTSNWGSGGYVARVKATVDGKTETKLIKIGVVH, encoded by the coding sequence ATGCTCTTTCTATTTTGGACCAACGACTCCCACGCACAGCAGATTTCTGTTCAGCGTTCTCATGCTATTTCTGAGCCACAACCTATAGTTAGTGAGAACCTCAATGCTACAGGAACTCTGAATGTAGTCGCCATCATGGTTGAATTTCAACCAGATAGTAATCGTCTGACCTCCGGAACCGGTATTTTTGGCCCCGATGGAATGGATGGACTACCCTATCTTTCCAATGCCGAAGATTTTCGGGTTGAACCACTTCCGCATGACCAAGGGTATTTTGAAGCCCATCTCGAGTTTGCCAAAAACTATTATGAGCAATCATCAGACGGAGACCTGACTATTGAATACCAGGTACTCCCAACTATCTATCGCCTTCCAAAAAAAATGGAAGAGTACTCCCCAACCGGCGAAACTTTCACCAACGAAAAAGTAGCTGAGCTTGCACGAGATGCCTGGCAAAAAGTAGAAGCTGAAGGTGGTTTCAATGAGATTAGCGATGTTCCCGAAGAAACAGCCTTTATCATTTTTCATGCAGGCGTTGGCCGGGATATTGAACTCACCGGCACCAACCTCGACATCACTCCTTTTGATATTCCCTCCCTTTATCTTCGTAAAGAAAATCTTGGGAATCTTCTTGGAGATCCTTCCTTCATTGGCTTTCCCGTTAAAAATGGCGCTTTTCGTGTAACCAACTCAATGATTATACCCCGCACTCAAACCCGTCGCGGACTAGATATACAGGAAAATGAATTTGCCTTTCCACTTTCAATTAATGGATTGTTATGTGCTTCTATTGGAAGTCATTTAGGTTTACCAGATTTATTCAATACTGAAACCGGAGATCCCGCAATTGGTCGTTTTGGCCTAATGGATGGAGCTGGGTTCTTCTCGTATAATGGGCTTCTTCCTCCCGAACCCTCAGCCTGGGAGAAAATGTATTTGGGATGGGAAACCCCTTTTGAAATTGATGTAAACACCGCGGGCGATATACAATTACCTGCCAGCTCGCTGGATCAGCCCAATTCCATCGCTAAATATAGCCTGTCTGATTCTGAATACTTCCTCATCGAAAACCGTCATCGGGACCCCGATGGTACCGGAATTACGTTAACCATTCGTCAGCCTGATGGAACTGAAGTCCAACAGACATTCACCAATCAGGATGAAGCTTTTGTATTCCAGGAATCTGACTTTGACACCTTGTTGCAAGCCGGAACTTTTGTTAACGCTTCCAATTTTGACTTCAGCCTTCCCGGAGGTTTGGATGTTGGTGAAGATGAAGATAATCCAGCTGATGACCGGGAGCTTAACGGAGGAGTCCTGATCTGGCATATTGATGAAGCTATGATAAATATGCAGCTTCAGAGTGAACGGGTAAATGCAGATGAGAAACGGCGAGGAGTTGACTTAGAAGAAGCAGACGGAGCCCAGGATATTGGCCCCGGAGTACCTGGCGCGCTCGATAACAGCGCAGCCTTTGGCTCAGCATATGACTATTGGTGGAGTGAAAATGACTATCGGGTAATTTTGCAAACTGGTCAGGAGATTAGCTTTTATCAAAACAGGTTTGGAGCCGACACTCGGCCTAATAACCGAAGTAACTCAGGAGCCCCTTCCTTTTTTGAGCTATACGATTTCTCTGATAATCTGCCTACGGCTTCTTTTAAGATACGTGCTGATGAACCTAACTCAGACTTATATACATCGCGATTTTCTGTACAACTGGATTCATCACAGAGCTATTTTACCAGTGATGATCCTTACTATAATTATTTCCCACTCTCTCTGTCTATTTTCGAAACCGCCTCCGATACTTTCTTGATAGTTCCATCACAGGAGTCAGTAACAGCCCTTTCTATTTCTGATCCTGCCAACATGCAATACCAGATTTCAGATGCAGCCATTCAACAACCTTTCATAGGGAATGAATTGGTTATTGCTGAAAAGCCGGAAGAAGGTTCCCCTGATATTGCTGTAGCTTCTGTTTCATGGAATGAAAATACACAGCTGTTCGATACTACCTGGACTGCCACACTCCCTTCAAACAAGGGATTTCTGAGTTCCCAAACCGGAGCTAATATAGTGGCTGATTTCACTGATGCTGGCTTAACTGCCGATAATGGAAGTCCGACATCTGAGGGAGCTTCACCCTTTCAACGCTCTGAAGTAATTGATAGTGAATTTTCAGAAGCCGACGACTCCGGGGTTTCATTTTCATCATTAAGCGGGTTTACATTTTCTCCTGTTTCAGGTGAAAACCGGCTTTACACCGGAACTGTACTCCTCGGAAATCGTGTCGTTTTCTATGTGTTTGAAGACAATCGTTTTCTATTTATTGACCCCGAATCGGACCAAAGAGAATTCCCTGTTTTTGAAGAAGAAGCTGCAGAATGGCCGGCTATTTTAGATGATGCTTCTATCCTGAGGGTTGATAAGAGCAATAATCAGCTTGTTGCAAAAAACCAACTTGGAACCACCGAAAATTATTATCCTGTTGACGCACCGGAAGGCGTGCAATTTATAGGAACCCCACTTTATGCTGATTTAATTGCTTCCGGCTCGGAATATGCAACATTGGTAACAGGACAGGATAGCCTTTCCCTGAATATTTATGCATATAATAATGAGGGGATGCCAATTAGTGGATTCCCATTGTACGTTGGACAAGCCACATCTGCTCAAAATCAACCTATTCACCCTATTATATATAATGGAGCATTGTATGCTGTCAGCCACGATGGTACGGTAAAATCGTGGAATTTAACCCAGGTTACTGATGCCAAATGGGCTTCGCGTTATGGATCTGCTCCTTTTAACAAAGTGTCTGCCCGTGTTGAAAGTAGTCAAGACAATCCTTCTTCAGATTTTGGAATACTCAACGAAGTTGAAACTTACAATTGGCCTAATCCGGCAACAGATCACACCAATATTCGTTTTGAACTTGCTGAACCCGGTGGTACCGTCCAGATCACGGTAATTACCATGAGCGGACGCATTATCTTCGAGCAATCCGTTACCTCGTCTGGAGGATTTCCACAGGAAGTACAGGTGCAAACAAGCAACTGGGGAAGTGGCGGATACGTTGCACGTGTGAAGGCAACTGTCGATGGCAAAACAGAAACCAAACTCATTAAAATTGGAGTTGTGCACTAA